A DNA window from Alligator mississippiensis isolate rAllMis1 chromosome 11, rAllMis1, whole genome shotgun sequence contains the following coding sequences:
- the LOC132244171 gene encoding acidic leucine-rich nuclear phosphoprotein 32 family member E-like → MANVELTSLAKLPTLSKLRKLELSDNVISGGLEVLAGRCPNLTPLNLSGNKIKDLSTVEALQNLKNLKSLDLFNCDVTNLEDYRESVFELLQQIAYLDGFDQKDNEAPDSEDEDDEEGDEEDEEDEEEAGPPGEYEEDEDDAGSDLGEGEEEEEVGLLYLMMKEIQDEDDDDDYVEEGGDEEEEGRFCKA, encoded by the exons ATGGCCAACGTAGAGCTGACATCCCTGGCCAAGCTCCCCACCTTGAGTAAGCTCCGAAAG CTGGAATTGAGCGACAACGTCATTTCGGGAGGCCTAGAGGTCCTGGCAGGAAGATGTCCAAATCTCACACCTCTAAATCTAAGTGGCAACAAAATCAAAgatctcagcactgtggaagcccTT caaaatctcAAAAACTTGAAGAGCCTGGACTTGTTCAACTGTGATGTCACAAACCTGGAGGATTACAGGGAAAGcgtttttgagctgcttcaacaGATCGCCTACCTAGATGGGTTTGATCAGAAAGATAACGAGGCCCCTGACTCGGAAGACGAGGATGATGAAG aaggggatgaggaggatgaagaagatgaagaggaagctggtccaccaggagaatacgaagaagatgaagatgatgcgggttcagatttgggggagggtgaagaggaggaagaagttggTCTTTTATACCTGATGATGAAGGAGATCCAG gatgaagatgatgatgacgaTTACGTCGAAGAAGGTGGCgatgaggaggaagaaggcaggTTCTGCAAAGCGTGa